One genomic window of Medicago truncatula cultivar Jemalong A17 chromosome 1, MtrunA17r5.0-ANR, whole genome shotgun sequence includes the following:
- the LOC11434611 gene encoding phosphoenolpyruvate carboxylase kinase 1 gives MCETLKTKYQLSEEIGRGRFGTIFRCYHPDSAVPTAVKVIDKSLLADSTDRECLENEPKFLSLLSPHPNILQIFDVFENDDFLSIVLELCQPHTLLDRIVANPLTEQQAAAIIKKLLEAVVHCHRLGVAHRDIKPDNILFDSEDNLKLADFGSAEWFGDGEKMSGVVGTPYYVAPEVLLGRDYTEKVDVWSCGVLLYIMLSGIPPFYGDSTAEIFESVIRANLRFPSRIFRSVSSSAKDLLRKMMCRDDSRRFSAEQALAHPWIVSGGEAMNLN, from the coding sequence ATGTGCGAAACCCTAAAAACTAAGTACCAACTCAGCGAGGAGATCGGTCGTGGTCGTTTCGGTACCATTTTCCGGTGCTACCACCCTGACTCCGCCGTACCAACAGCCGTCAAAGTTATCGACAAATCTCTCCTCGCCGATTCCACTGATCGCGAGTGTCTCGAAAACGAACCTAAAttcctctctcttctttcacCTCACCCTAACATCCTTCAAATCTTCGACGTTTTTGAAAACGACGATTTCTTATCCATCGTCTTAGAGCTTTGTCAACCTCACACTCTCCTCGACCGTATCGTTGCGAATCCTTTAACGGAACAACAAGCCGCTGCGATAATCAAAAAGCTTCTCGAAGCCGTTGTTCACTGCCACCGTCTCGGTGTCGCTCATCGCGATATCAAGCCGGATAACATTCTCTTTGATTCTGAAGATAATCTCAAATTAGCTGATTTCGGTTCGGCGGAATGGTTCGGCGACGGCGAGAAAATGAGTGGAGTCGTCGGAACACCGTATTACGTGGCACCGGAGGTTCTATTAGGAAGAGATTATACAGAGAAAGTTGATGTGTGGAGCTGTGGTGTGCTTTTGTACATAATGTTGAGCGGGATTCCTCCGTTTTACGGTGATTCTACGGCTGAGATTTTTGAGTCAGTTATTAGAGCGAATCTCAGGTTTCCTTCTAGAATCTTCCGTTCTGTTTCTTCTTCTGCTAAGGATCTGTTGAGGAAGATGATGTGTAGAGATGATTCTAGAAGATTTTCTGCTGAACAAGCCTTGGCGCATCCTTGGATAGTGAGTGGAGGTGAAGCAATGAATCTGAATTAG